The window ACAACGGTCGAAAGTTCTCATTATCGCCAAAATTATGTTCTTGACTGGTTTATGATGGCTTCCAGATTGAACATGAAAaccttaataaaaaataattggtaAACCTGCTAGCCATGCTATTTCATCTTCAACCAAGTTGTGCTAGAGTGGTGGTAGCTTGTGCTAAAGAGTAGAttggaaattattttttttatttttttccctctcttgTTTGGAACAGCAACAAGAACAGAGATAGTTCTCACCTTTAATGTTCTTATTTCTAGGCTTGTCAATGCTGTTGTTGAGAAGACACGCAAAAAAAGAGAAACGTCAATTGCAGAAGCAGCTGAGGAATATGATATTCCACGCATGCTGATTGATGTTCGTCATGGTGAGCGAGAGGTTCCTGTTAGAATTCTGTTCTCGTAGTGCTGTAAAATTAGGGTTCCCTACTGAGCATCCAAGTATTGCATTCCCTGTGTAGTGTTCCCCAGTATGGGACCTTAATTTTCCATCTTATGGCAGCTGCTATAGAAGCCTTATAGCATGTACCTAAACCACTTTGCCAGTAATATTTTTTCTGTCTTGGCATGATCCATATTTAAAATGATATTGTTTTGTTCCTGCTTTGCAGACTGTTCTCATCGGGAACTCCCAGCACTTCCCCTGCTTCGTGAGGCCTCGCTTCAGGTCTTTCACTTCATATTCATGTCTATCAATTTTAGGATCCATTTCTTTTACCCAGAATCTCTGCTAATTTTAGGCTATCTTTATCCTTTTGCATTACTTTGTTGACATGTTTGGCTTCCTAACTTAGAGAAATTTCTACtatgcttttttatttatttattattttttttttctgactagatgtattttcataattttgcTTGAAAGATTCTCCTTATAAATAAACTGTTGGCCATCAATAGGGGAGTTACGCCAAATTGGCCTTTTTAAGATAAAGATGTTGGAGTAACGAGAGACTCCGATTGGATTCTTCACTTTCTGCTGGAGATTAATTTCTCCAGAAGGACCTTTTCACCATTCAATGGTTGCTGGGGGAAGAGGTGGAGTTAGTGATGTCCGCTCTGGTTTTTCTGTGGCTgctgctcggcgaactttttttttttttttttaatttgctcTCCAAAAACTAAACAAAGTACTTAAGATCCTAATTCTTATGGACCAAAGCTTGAGCATGTATCTAAAATAGAGTCCCTGACTTGTAATCTGGTCATATCACCCAGGCCCTTGACTGGCTAAAGTCGTATTACTGGGACCCTCAGAAGCATGCACTTCCATCTCCTGTAAGAGGTACAAGAGAGAAAATCGATTCTAAGCTTCGTGACCTGGCTTTACGCCGTTGTTCACTATCTGGGCACAGAAAGAAGAGTCGAGCAATTTTAAATGATCTCGTACTGCTATACAATTCCTTCTCCTCGGAAGTAGTATCTTCATTGCTAGGATTGCTGCTGAAGGTTCTCCCTTCTTTCATCGATGATCCTCATCAAGAACGCCCCCGTGACCTTATCCGGCAGAGCTCACTCTCTGAGTGGGGGACATTGATTACTCAGTTCTCCACTGCGGCACCAGACTTACTTTTGAACCTTCTACAGGAAATTCTTGATAAGATTGGAAGTCAGGAAGCAACCAGATATGAAACTGGTATGAAGCAATCCCCGCTACCCAGACCTGATTTAGTATTTGGTTCCAGTGAGAGAATGAAACAGCACTTCATTTGATCTTTATTGGGTCAAAAATTCTCTAGCTGACTATTCTTATCGATCCATCTTCCAGGAATCGATCTATTGTCGTCACCAGAAAATACAGGAGAGGACACTGAAATTGATCGCCTTTGTTATTTGTTTTCATGGGTCGTTGGCAGgctgaaagaagtaaatgctCCTAGGAGCAAGTCATCACCTGGAACTGAAGCTCCACCAACTGAGAAAGATATGTCAAGAGGAATTCTTCTCGAGATCCTCCGCAGGCTTCTCGTATCAGCTGCTTGGAACAAACAACTCATGGATTCGGCAGTAGAGCTGGCACAGCTGATCAGAGAGACCTCTCTGGTGGATAAAGTCCAGAAATTCCATTCGCTAGCATGCTCAAATTTGGATTTCTCTGACAAGATCCCTCCCGTCCAGAGTTCAAGTGACCTTTTCAAAGAGCAAGAAGAATCCCTCCATTTAGCCTCTCAGAAGCTAGAGTTGGTTGGATTTAACTACACAGAGGACAAAGTTATCAGTGAAGTGGCAACATCAGGAAGATGGAGGGTCACAAAATCATGGAGTTCGTGTCCAATTGGCATGCTGCCCTTTGACACATCTTCTTCATCACGTCTCCCAACACTCAGTTGTGATGCAGAAGGCCGCCCAGTGATGGTAGAATGGAATTTTAATGAACTGGACTTGTGCACCCGCAAAAGAGAAACTAGCCCTCTTGGAGATTCCATGGATAGCCCTAGTTCACCTGGAGAGAGACCGACATATCAAAGTACCAAGAAGATTAGAGTTACGGAAGAAGAGGGTTCAGAAGCAGAAGGCACTCTAGGCTGCTTAGCAATGAATGGAGCTTGGAAGCATGTCAATTTAGAAGACCTGCGCGCCATCAAGTCCACAGTTCAAATTATGCTCTAATCCCAGGTTCGAACCTTGGGGACCCAGAGATTGTGgaaatttgttttcaaatCCTGCAGCAAACTGGACAAATGGAGTAAGCTACAATCA of the Punica granatum isolate Tunisia-2019 chromosome 6, ASM765513v2, whole genome shotgun sequence genome contains:
- the LOC116211645 gene encoding uncharacterized protein LOC116211645, which codes for MERPVGFEEEGAAAPGSAAPEELPPAQSVLNFRTVPWLSWDEWDHVRFSLFSSSPDAIEAALIRISTWRSRGCIPPLIEVTADFVVGQQMDPFFRKDQDQAAPSGLDQILANLYSMAVMRLVNAVVEKTRKKRETSIAEAAEEYDIPRMLIDVRHDCSHRELPALPLLREASLQALDWLKSYYWDPQKHALPSPVRGTREKIDSKLRDLALRRCSLSGHRKKSRAILNDLVLLYNSFSSEVVSSLLGLLLKVLPSFIDDPHQERPRDLIRQSSLSEWGTLITQFSTAAPDLLLNLLQEILDKIGSQEATRYETGIDLLSSPENTGEDTEIDRLCYLFSWVVGRLKEVNAPRSKSSPGTEAPPTEKDMSRGILLEILRRLLVSAAWNKQLMDSAVELAQLIRETSLVDKVQKFHSLACSNLDFSDKIPPVQSSSDLFKEQEESLHLASQKLELVGFNYTEDKVISEVATSGRWRVTKSWSSCPIGMLPFDTSSSSRLPTLSCDAEGRPVMVEWNFNELDLCTRKRETSPLGDSMDSPSSPGERPTYQSTKKIRVTEEEGSEAEGTLGCLAMNGAWKHVNLEDLRAIKSTVQIML